From Aegilops tauschii subsp. strangulata cultivar AL8/78 chromosome 5, Aet v6.0, whole genome shotgun sequence:
cgtcaggtccgggcagcgtttcgggttcttttcgccggcaaaatcctagtaaatgcattGAGTGTCGaaaatcgatgagaattggcatgcatgatgtccatggtcatcccattgtgtgaaaaaaatttggggccatttggttgagtTGAAATAATTATTTGATATCAAAATTTTCTAatatgaaaaagaaaagaaaaaagtaCATGAAACGAGCCCCTCGTCGCTCAAAGAGAGGAGCAGCTGCGATTTGAACACAATTCCCGGATCAGAATCTACAAAACAAAACTCGAGCGTGGGAAGCCTATCCCTTTAATTTAGGAGCACGTACTGCCTCTCCTCAACCAAGGAAGGCAAAGATCACGGGCGTTCTTTCCCTGGTGGTTACGACGACCTAGGAGATCCTCCTCCTCCTATATAGTCTCAGCATCGTCTTTCATGTCGTCTACGACGGCTCCTACCGCCGAGTCGACGACAGCTGCGTCCCTAGCATCGGCCCAACCCCAGCAAGATCGTCGAGAACATCCAGATCGTCAGCGCGTGCTGGCCGTCGTGGACGAACTGCGTCCACGTTACAACGCCGACAACTTCCATCTTCATCGAGCGATCTAGTATGTTGGCAACCGTACTGCATCCATGATGCTTTTCTTTGTGCGTGTGTTAGATTCGATAGGACTAAGATTAATTAGCGCATAATCTTCGCATTACATCTGTTGGAGTAGATGTTTTTTGTTTGTGCGTGTACTAGATTAGATAGGCCTATGCCACTAGATTTGTTTGTGCGTGTATTAGATTAGATAGCCATACGATTGCAAATTAGTTTCTGCATGTTGTTTGTTGTCTTTCAGTTGTAGGTTGGATTGATGAATAAACAACAATTTTTAATCAGTGTTAGTTATAGCATAGTCACTTTAAGTTATAGCAATGCCCTAAGACATGCATGTTGCAACTGTGAGACGCCGACTAATATTGTATGTGTTGCACGTTTGTTTGATGCATGTTCCAGTATGCAtaatttcatttttttcttttcaaTTTACTGTTAATTAGGCACTGTCACCGATTCTTATATCTATTTGTACAGTAccatatgaaaataaatgattaGATAAATGATGTTGCTTTTTATCATGAAACTAGGTTAAATAAGTACTTGTTAAACTGTCATTTTATGTGCTGCACGTGTCTCTGCTGAATGTTTCAGTGTGAATAAATTATGTTGTATAGTTTTCTATCTACTATGGGATAGTGTATTCCATTATTATGTTTTATGCAACAATATGTTAGGAAAAAAGTTGATTACATAATTTATGGTACTATAACCAAGTATATTTTTTTAACAGGATGGATGAACTCAACGGAGAAGTTGTTTGCGCCGTAGAAAAATGGTGCAAACTTATTGCCGGTCTATCTTCCGGTCAACGGGCCGCACTTGCCGAAACACCACTCTGTAGCATGCTTCAGATACCTTCGCTGAAGATTTGTACACTGTTGATCCGGTACATGGTTGAGATTTTTGATCCTAGCAAGGACAGATTCATTGTACAAGACTTGGTTGGCGAAGTGTCTCTCGGTGCCGTGGATGTTGAGTGCATCTTGGCCTTGGAGAACCACAGACTGTCGGCAGAAGGTATTCTCGGTGAGGAAGGTGAGGATGTTAAAGATCGAGTGCCGCCTCAATTCCTGAGCAAGACCACAGGTAACATAGTCATCGATGATCTGATTGTGGACATCACAAAAAATAAATCCGCCGACGACGATTTCCTTCGGAGAGTTGTCCTCGTGTTGCTTGGAACAGTTCTTGCTCCCATGTCGAGCAAGACTGTACCAAAGCAATATTACGCATTGGTGGACGATGTGAAGCGTATATCCAAGATTAATTGGAATGCATTCACCCTCCGGGTTCTGCTGGACTGCCTTCGCAACGTGAGGAAAGGCAAACACCTCCGCCAATGGCCGAGAGGGAACTTAGCTCTCCTGCAGGTACACCTTTCAGACTTGTACCATTGCAAAAAAAATATGATTGCTAATTTACCTGCTATATAGTACTAATTGTAATTTTTCATATTCATGCAGTACCTGTACTGGGAGAAGGTTCAGCCTCTGGAAGGTGAATGCGCATTCAATCCTAGCTTGTCCATGGAACCTCTAATGAGGAATTGGACTGAAGCTGCAGCCTCAAGGAGAGACAAGTTTGATTATGACCACGGCCGTGGCCGTGGTAACATCAAGGTAATTCATTACGTTGGGTACTTCTTAAATCTTTTATATAACATAATTAGTTGTATTAATATTTTTATTGATCACATATACTTGTATTTTACATGCAGATTGAAGACAACATAACCAAGGAGTATAGGGCGCGGGAGCGCAAAGTACCCGAACCAGAAAAGCCAAAAATGAAGCCCGCCGTTGGTGCGGCAAAGAAGTCCAAGTTAGCCTCAAACGCGGACGAGATGATGAACCTCATCATGAAGTGGTGTATGGATTACATACGCAGCCAAATGAAGGAAATACCGGAACAAGTAGCCGAGGTGACACACCCTTAATTCTATGTTTACAACATTTTTGAAGTTGCAAAACCGTGCCGacattaattaatatttttatgtAATGCAGAGATTGTTAGAGAAGTTGAACCAAAATGGTGTGATGTACAAGCCAGCGGCTGCTGCGGCTTCCGGCAACAACGATGCCGACCTAGAAGTGGATTCCTTTGAGAATGGTCCGCCAGAAAAAAAAAGAATTCGTGTACAAGGATGACTCTGACGGTCTAGAGCCGGTGATTGATTTGACACAGCCTGACGAGCCTGTTGTAAACCAGAACAACGATGATGAGGAAGTATGTTTTCATTTATTTGTCTTCATTTATCTCAATTATGCATCTTCATTTTTGTTAACTGAACCTATCACATTATTTCTTTGTTAACTAGAAAACACCTGCCAAGTTAAATGTTGACAAGACAACGAAGCCTACTGATGAGTGCGGCGCAACACCGGAGAACCCTTGGATTGTAGGTAATTCTCCTCGAGCATAATCGTCCGACATTGACATTTCTGCAAGTTCTATCGACAGGATGGTGGGTAAGAGCAAGGGGAAAAAGTCTGCAGCAACCGCAAAAGAAGACGATGTTATATCCGGGAAGCGCCGACGGACTGTTCCcaagaaatttgaatcccccTTTAAACTTGACAAGCCCGGCAAGCGAAGCGCTCGCGGTACTAAGCCATCCAGCAACACTACCGCAACTAGAGGTACCGTTAGTAGCTATCTTAGTGCTTAATTTACTACCATTTCATGTACTCACCGTTCGTGACGTTCGTAATTTATCATGCAGCTCTGTTTAGTGACAATGACATGGAAGGCTCTGTTAAGGACGATTTGACACCGGAACTCACCGATGCTTCTGTTGCGTTTGTGGAGGCAGCTGCTCGGTCTGAGAAGAATATGACAAAAAGAGTTTACTACAATGAACGTGGCACCTCTGTGACTGTGGAGAGTATACGACCGGTACTTGAGCATACATGGCTGGCGGATGACGTAAGATCTATTACCATGTCCTGCTATTTAAGTGCATAATCTAGGTGTCACCTATGAAAATAAAATGTTCTATTATTTTACGCAGATTATCGATGCTTATCAGACACATTTGGCTCTGCGCGTTGGTCATGATCGGCACCTCTGTCCAGCCTGGAGGTCCAAATACCTTGTTGATCGTGCTAAGGCACGAGACAACCCTAAACCGTCGAAATACAACATGGATAGTGCGCTGAGCAGAGCTGGAGCAGTACGTAGGGTTCTGGACGAGTATACCGTCCGTGATAAGGTACGATATGTTCTTACTAGTTCATTAACACTCATTTCAACAAGCATAATTGCATCTGATTACAAATGTGTTCCACATTTTAGTCATTTATCCCGTTGAATGTTGGCAATACACACTGGATCACCGTGGTGATGCACAACCTCAAGAAAGAATTTCGAGTTTTTGATTCGCTCTATCCTCTCGAGTTCTCTCTCGACACTGTGAAAGCACTGGTACTCTCCCCAACATTGAGCATTCTTCATATGAAATGTCATATGGTTTCTCACTACTACTTTCTTTCAAATAGCGACTAGCAATAGCAATTGATATGGAAGAGGCAAACCGTATTACACCTGGCAAATATCCAGACGTCACTAAGTGGCCTATCATACCTCAGATCGACATGCCACTACAAGAGGACGGGTGAGTTATGGTTCATCATTTTCTACTTACGAAAGACATGTTCGTGTGCACGGTGACTAATGTTTGCATATATATTAGGAACTCTTGTGGCCTTTTTGTGATTGAAGTTATGGAGCGTTGGGACGGGGATCGATGGAACGCCGATTTTACCCAGGTAATTTGTCCTCTCTGTTCATACACTTGTACAATTGTCGTATAATACCAACTTCTATTCATTAAACCTTGTTCTAAAAATTGCAGGGCACGGTTAATGCAAGGAGAACGCGTCTCGTCGCCGAGTTGGTTCTCTCACCTACCAACACGCTTGAATGTGTGAAGAACAAAATCCGCGACATCGCAAAGAAAAGCAAGGCTTGAAGACATCATACATGATTCAAGATTCTAGTTTTAGTCGTTTGTTTTAAGTCCGGAAGTACGTTTCCCGGCATGGACAACTTTGATTTTCTATCATTCATGTAATAAGCACGATACCATGGATTTTGTGTGGATTTTTGGTCGCTCACACATACTTGTGTATGTGTAATGCAGTCAGACTATACGTTTCGTACCAATAAATTTTTGCTTCCCTTCATTTGTTCTACCTTAATGTTTTTTGTTGCTGTGTTCATTCTTTTCTGTCATGGAAGAGTAATTCATTTCTTTTTTACTTTTGCATattttttgatttgatttggcaTTATTCAACAATAAGAAAAAAAAAGATAAATTCCTTTTTGTTTGCCTGAGAATCAACCTCGGCTGTTGTGCCATCCGGTGTGGGATCCCGCGCCCGAGACAACGACAGATCCGATCCCCGCGCGGGCGACCCAGTCGACGAGCGCTAGTTCGCGCGGGGGGGCGCGCCAGGTCCGGTCCCGCCCGACCACTCGGTGGAGACAGCCCGTGTGTCGGACGCAGATGGGCCACCCGTGGATCCTGCGATTGGTGGAGTAGGCAGATCCGCCTGGGATCCCGTGCGCATGATTGCCGCTGGATCTCTCGGGATCAGCGTCCGCAGGTGGATCTTCCTCGTGTCTTGCGCCAGACTCCCTTGGCGTTATGTGTTGCTTGAAATCCCGTTGCACAGTTTTTTTGCTGCATTTTTGTTAGCCTTTTCCTTTTCTGCATCATGAAGATCAGGATCAGTAGCACCATCAATCACATGATCAACTACTATTTCGCCCCCTTGATCAGTACGATTTAGAGCTCCGGTGGAAGCAAAAGAATTTTAGTGCTTAGTCGAGAACCCGCATTAGGATGCAGGTCAAACAAGGGCAAACTATTTCGAAACTGATATAATTTATTGGTTAATATAATATACTTAGACCTTACACAAATGAACTGGCCACAATGCAGATAGGACTTGATCATTCTGTTCAACAATAAACCACAAAACATACTTAAAATTCATCACAAATCTCCTTCAGCTTCTTGTTCTTATCAACGTACCCATGTTTCTGTTTGAGAAAATCTGCAATAATATACTCAAGTTTTTTCTTCTCTTGCTTCAGCTGGTCCCTCTCTCTCATCACTTGGTCTCTCTCTAGCACCACCCGGTCCCGGTATTTCTCAGCCTTTACCCTCAGGACCTGATGTAGATTGGCACAACCATGGTCTGCCATCTTATTCTTCTCCAGCTCCTCTTTGAGATCGCTAAGTGACAATCTTGTATTGCCCAACTGCGTGAGAGCATCCTCCTTATCAGCCACCAGTTTAGCAAAGTCCATTTTGAAAAATCTCAGCTCTTCCTCCGTCCTCCTCTTTTCTACAATTAACATGCATTTTTCTTCCGCATTCTTAATATTCTGTCTCAGCTTCTCGTCATACATGCTCCACAGTTCTCTCAGGCAGAACTTCGTAGCCACTGACCACTCCGGGTCTACCCATTCCACATAGTTACATTTCACTTCTTCCTACAGTATGAAAAAATATGGTCTCAATCATATATGCACAAATGCAATACAATTACATGCAATGCACTAAAAATATGGTCTCAATCATATAAACACAAAATGTAGCATGCAatgatatacatatatatatggaTCAATTAACTACAAGTATATGCTATTATGTGCTAAAACAAATATTAGACCGTAAAAAACAACATAAATACGGACTTTGTAAATGCACAAATTAATTGAAATTGTATGCAATTTTGGGCAGAACAATGGATTACCGCGAAGTAAATCGAGCATGAGGTAATTTAAACATATATTTACAGTACGGAACAACATACCTTCTGACCACAGGCAAGAAAACGTCTGCCAGTGTCCAAGGAATCAAAAGCAACTAGCCCGACGCAAGGTTCTCGATGCAGACAACGAGAAGACAGATCGTGAGCAATGCCACTCCATTCATAGCAAGGGATAGTCGTAGGAAGCTAAACGAAACAACAGAGATAATGCACAAATCAACGCCCTGCGTTA
This genomic window contains:
- the LOC120964773 gene encoding uncharacterized protein, which translates into the protein MVEIFDPSKDRFIVQDLVGEVSLGAVDVECILALENHRLSAEGILGEEGEDVKDRVPPQFLSKTTGNIVIDDLIVDITKNKSADDDFLRRVVLVLLGTVLAPMSSKTVPKQYYALVDDVKRISKINWNAFTLRVLLDCLRNVRKGKHLRQWPRGNLALLQYLYWEKVQPLEGECAFNPSLSMEPLMRNWTEAAASRRDKFDYDHGRGRGNIKIEDNITKEYRARERKVPEPEKPKMKPAVGAAKKSKLASNADEMMNLIMKWCMDYIRSQMKEIPEQVAERLLEKLNQNGVMYKPAAAAASGNNDADLEVDSFENEPVIDLTQPDEPVVNQNNDDEEKTPAKLNVDKTTKPTDECGATPENPWIVALFSDNDMEGSVKDDLTPELTDASVAFVEAAARSEKNMTKRVYYNERGTSVTVESIRPIIDAYQTHLALRVGHDRHLCPAWRSKYLVDRAKARDNPKPSKYNMDSALSRAGAVRRVLDEYTVRDKSFIPLNVGNTHWITVVMHNLKKEFRVFDSLYPLEFSLDTVKALRLAIAIDMEEANRITPGKYPDVTKWPIIPQIDMPLQEDGNSCGLFVIEVMERWDGDRWNADFTQGTVNARRTRLVAELVLSPTNTLECVKNKIRDIAKKSKA